Below is a genomic region from Rhizobium sp. 9140.
TGGAATAGAAGAATGCAGCGAGCATCGGCTCTTGAAGCGCGGCATGCCGCGCCTCGTCCTGCAGGCTGTCCCAGATCGGGTCCATCGTCTTGACGGTATCGTTCGCACGCATGTCCGTGATCATGTCAGTCCTGGCGACCATGTCGCACTCCTTCGCGGCCGCATATTGCCTGCGGATGGGGTTCTCAGGGTCCGTTTGGAAACCGGAACGACCTCTCCGGTTTTCCAGACAGGCCATCTTCACAATAGGGCAGTTCCGCGCGATTTTAAATGGGGGGCGCGGGCCTTCTTCGGTCCAGCCATGATCCCCCGTCCTAGTCGTGCGGCTCGTTCTCCGCCAGAAACACCAGAACCGCCGCCTTGAACACCCGGTCGCCGACGGCGAGCATATGGTCGCGGTTGGGAATATCGATCGCGGTGGCGCGCGGCATCAGCGCGGCCAGCGCCTGCCCCGAGCCGGCAATGTCGTCCTTCGTCCCCACGCCGATCAGCGTCGGCACGTCGATCCGGCCCATCTCGGCCTCTGTCAGAAGCTCGCGCGACGTCGCGATGCAGGCGGCAAGGGCTTTCCTGTCGCTCTTCGTCTGGTCGGCGAACATGCGGAACATCCGCCCGCGCTCATGGGTGACATCGTCGAGCGACGGCGCCAGCAGCGCGTCCGCGATCGGGTCCCAGTCGCCTACCCCCGTCACCATGCCGATCCCGAGGCCGCCCAGCACCAGTGTGCGCACCCGGTCGGGATGGGACAATGCTAGAAACGCCGACACCCGCGCACCCATCGAATAGCCCATCACATGTGCGGAGCCGAGCCCGAGATGGGTCAACAGCGCGACCGCATCGCCCGCCATGGCGTCGGGATGGTAGAGGGCGGGATCGGTCGGCTTGCTGCTGGCGCCGTGGCCGCGA
It encodes:
- a CDS encoding alpha/beta fold hydrolase, whose product is MDLSPPPFSSFRHEGLDIAFFDAGDPAGVPVLLIHGFASSASVNWVFPGWLKTLGDAGYRVIALDNRGHGASSKPTDPALYHPDAMAGDAVALLTHLGLGSAHVMGYSMGARVSAFLALSHPDRVRTLVLGGLGIGMVTGVGDWDPIADALLAPSLDDVTHERGRMFRMFADQTKSDRKALAACIATSRELLTEAEMGRIDVPTLIGVGTKDDIAGSGQALAALMPRATAIDIPNRDHMLAVGDRVFKAAVLVFLAENEPHD